AGACGCCGTCCACGCTGGTCGTCGTCCGGTAGGCATCCTTGAGCTTGACGTAGCCTTTCTGGTCGAGTTCGAGCTGCCCCTCGAGGAAAGCCGTTGCGGGGGTGTGTCCGATCGCCACGAACAGCCCGCCAACCGGCAGATCGCTGACCTCGCCGGTCTTGGTGTCCTTGAGCCGGACGCCGGTGATCAACTTGTCGCCGAGCACGTCAACGGGAATCTTGTTCCAGAGCACTTCGATCTTGGGGTTATCGAAGACCCGCTTCTGCATGATCTTGCTGGCGCGGAGCTGATCGCGGCGATGGATCATGAACACCTTCGAGGCGAATTTGGTCAGGTAGGTGGCTTCCTCGACCGCCGAATCGCCGCCGCCGACGACGGCGAGTTCCTTGTTGCGGAACACCGGCAGGGCTCCGTCGCAGACGGCGCAGGCGCTGACGCCGCCGCCGCTGCGGGCCAGCCGTTGTTCGTTGGGCAGGCCCAGCCAGTTGGCGGTGGCGCCGGTGGCGACGATCAGGCTGTGCGTTTCGATCATCGTGGCGTCCTCGCCCCAGACCTTGAAGGGGCGTGCCGACAGGTCAACCTTGGTGACGTCGTGGTAGGAGTAGGAGTGGCCGTCGTCGGGGTTGGAGACATCGGGGTTCTGGCCGTTGTCGGTCTGAATCCGTGCGCCGAAACGAACGGCCTGCTGTTCCATCCGAGCCATGAGTTGCGGCCCGGTGATCCGTTCCGGAAAGCCGGGGAAGTTTTCGATCTCAGTGGTCAGCATGAGCTGACCGCCCGGCAAAACGGTCGAGGGAGTCTGCTTGGGGCGGCCAGCGAAGACCAAGGGCTTGAGGTTCGCCCGGGCGGCGTAAATCGCGGCCGTCCACGCCGCAGGCCCGGAACCAATGATGATGATCTTCTCAACCATAATCACCTCCCAACGGCCGGACCGCGCTACACCGCAAAGCCTCGGTCTGGGCCGGTGTCTTGCCTTGCCGGTCCGATGACGGGCATGAATCGCGTGGCATACTCTGCTTCAGGGCGGGCGCCGCATCGGGAATCATGGCCTGCCCGCCGCAAGGCCGACCGTGCCGTCCGAAACGGCGACCGGCGATTGTAGCGCTGATCCTGTCGGGCGTCCACACTGGCGTTCGGCAGGAAACGACCGTATAGTGCGGCAAGTGCCTGAGCCGATACACGACAGGAAGTCGGCGCGGGCAAAGTCTGTTTGCGTCCGCGACCTGCCGTCGAAAGGGCCTCTCACAGGTTCGCGGCCGGCGGTCCAACTGACAGCGGCGGTAGCCGAGTCACGTGGCCTCTCGTGGCGGACAGGACAAGATGCTGACCATGCGCATAGCCTTATTCTTCGCCGACGGGCGGGCGTACTTCCTGGGAATAGCGCTCGTCATCATCGGGCTGCTCGTGCTGGCGGCCGGCAAGAAACGCAAACCTTCAAGACGAATTCGCATCGTTCTGGCGGCTCGCGTCCTTCTGATCATGGGGGTCTTGTTTATTCTTCTTTCCGCTACACCCGCTCCCATATGGTTCTATGGTCTGTGGTTCATCACGATCGTCGCGTGGCTCATCCATCAGTCGGAGCCCATGCTGAAGCGCGAAGTCGGGATTGCTCTGCGGATCGGCTCGCTGCTGTTCTGTCTTGCCGCGGCTGGGATGGAGATTCCGCACCGGCTGCTGCCGAAGCTCGAACCGCAAGGACAGGAAAAAGTGTACGTCATCGGCGACTCGCTCAGCGCGGGCATGGGGACCGAGGAGATGACATGGCCCAAGGTGCTTGCGGCGGGCGTGCCCGTGGAGATCGTGGACCTGTCGGCCGCCGGGGCGACGGCCGGCACCGCCATGGAGCAAGCCAAGCGCGTGCCGCCGGGCCCGGCCATCATCGTGATCGAGATTGGCGGCAATGACCTTCTCGGGGGAACGCCCGGGCACGTTTTTGAAAATGATCTTCGCCGACTTCTTGAGACGCTGAGCGGCGATTCCCGCCGGCTGGTCATGTTTGAACTACCTCTTCCTCCTTTCTTTAACAAGTACGGACGCATTCAGCGTCGGCTGGCGTCAGAGTTCGACGTCGCCCTGATCCCCAAGCGCATCCTGTCCGACGTGATCGGCTCGGCACGCGGCACGCTCGACGGCCTGCACCTGTCCGACGACGGCCACCGGCAGATCGCCG
This genomic stretch from Phycisphaerae bacterium harbors:
- a CDS encoding GDSL-type esterase/lipase family protein, producing the protein MRIALFFADGRAYFLGIALVIIGLLVLAAGKKRKPSRRIRIVLAARVLLIMGVLFILLSATPAPIWFYGLWFITIVAWLIHQSEPMLKREVGIALRIGSLLFCLAAAGMEIPHRLLPKLEPQGQEKVYVIGDSLSAGMGTEEMTWPKVLAAGVPVEIVDLSAAGATAGTAMEQAKRVPPGPAIIVIEIGGNDLLGGTPGHVFENDLRRLLETLSGDSRRLVMFELPLPPFFNKYGRIQRRLASEFDVALIPKRILSDVIGSARGTLDGLHLSDDGHRQIAETVRRVVNLPEPRGVPAS
- a CDS encoding thioredoxin-disulfide reductase, whose protein sequence is MVEKIIIIGSGPAAWTAAIYAARANLKPLVFAGRPKQTPSTVLPGGQLMLTTEIENFPGFPERITGPQLMARMEQQAVRFGARIQTDNGQNPDVSNPDDGHSYSYHDVTKVDLSARPFKVWGEDATMIETHSLIVATGATANWLGLPNEQRLARSGGGVSACAVCDGALPVFRNKELAVVGGGDSAVEEATYLTKFASKVFMIHRRDQLRASKIMQKRVFDNPKIEVLWNKIPVDVLGDKLITGVRLKDTKTGEVSDLPVGGLFVAIGHTPATAFLEGQLELDQKGYVKLKDAYRTTTSVDGVFAAGDVVDSVYRQAITAAGMGCKAAIDAERWLAEQGIE